In Lates calcarifer isolate ASB-BC8 linkage group LG21, TLL_Latcal_v3, whole genome shotgun sequence, a single window of DNA contains:
- the cwf19l2 gene encoding CWF19-like protein 2, which produces MAAHGVSFESSRSIEERKESKRQARQEALEKAKQQHEREERRKELKRQRGEDTWMLPEVNQRLEQIQEDSSVKSKKKKEKKSKKKKEKKKKKAKKEKTVEAGDGSSDSSEDSAQEWIEAQPQAQAAKPWQVSDESKPSESNISPAQNVQRDEWMTFDFLALKTTSTAERRAEKERLKEEERAKAQAIEEAGLHKLELNPYWKDGGTGLPPEEMAGTAAKKGPVVNDGGLSWLRKSYQRMKEQAEREKRSLDDVVAERYGSMEEFQQRLAEAEKAVYGQRRGGGDGDGPLRGGWRKGESEARERWRRREGDEEDGGWWRKNERERDSLPRDRERYHPGRGEDRERDRERGWHRGGGDGDRYRDKDRDRDRDRVRERDRERDRGIDRGRERDNDRDRERDRDRDGNRERNREVDQPSAASSSSSSGQSWSQRSLSLGSLKGRFLRPSEDDNSGEALECPPPAPARPFTGFLKPSSDNEDSGPCNTSAPAWKKSSNPARESDSSEKAQQEKERDPGKTVTAAQDGPCGDKAAVMASRSESESEEEEEEEEEAPLLSEEEMNRLASELVKAEIQGEDVEKLRSQLDAARRAKESHAARKKLQETAKSNQVPGRSTEDQEILLFRTDQSGRAWPVKPVSGPQEPHGGRRKKKPIETHVDGERVRYFQDDDNVGLQEMVRREKMSSAQDQNALYSRMAAKMMGKTDGDNYTLDDMFVSSAAQREGEGREEERMRSRAIGESRRLAASMEKCQHCFSSQELQKHLIVAIGSKVYLSLPAGLSMTEGHCLICPLQHHCSATGLDEDIWSEMQLFRRALVRMFESQELDCVFMETHMNPRRRQHMVYECIPLPRELGDMAPIYFKKAIMECDEEWAMNKKIVDLSSKDIRQAVPRGLPYFAVDFGLQGGYAHVIENEQKFPHYFGKEVVGGMMDLEPRRWRKLIRENFDDQRKKVLQFAQWWKPFDCTKTEG; this is translated from the exons ATGGCGGCGCACGGAGTCAGTTTTGAGAGTTCACGCAGCATcgaagaaaggaaggaaagtaAACGTCAGGCACGACAAGAGGCGCTAGAAAAG GCCAAGCAGCAgcatgagagagaagagaggaggaaggagcttaagaggcagagaggggaggacACTTGGATGCTCCCTGAGGTCAACCAGAGGCTGGAGCAGATACAGGAA GACAGCTCTGTGAagagcaagaagaagaaagagaagaaatctaaaaagaaaaaggagaagaagaagaagaaggccaAGAAGGAGAAGACAGTAGAAGCAGGAGATGGCTCTAGTGACAGCTCAGAG gacTCAGCGCAGGAGTGGATTGAGGCTCAGCCTCAAGCACAAGCTGCTAAACCCTGGCAGGTTTCTGACGAGTCTAAGCCTTCAGAGAGCAACATCAGCCCAGCTCAGAATGTCCAG AGAGATGAATGGATGACCTTTGACTTCCTGGCATTGAAAACCACGTCCACAGCAGAAAGGAGGGCTGAGAAAGAACgactgaaagaggaggagagggcaaAGGCTCAGGCCATTGAAGAG GCTGGTTTACACAAACTGGAGTTAAACCCATACTGGAAGGATGGAGGAACTGGTCTGCCCCCAGAGGAGATGGCTGGTACAGCAGCAAAGAAAG GCCCAGTAGTTAATGACGGAGGTTTGAGCTGGCTGAGGAAGAGCTACCAGAGGATGAAGgagcaggcagagagggagaagcgCAGCCTCGACGATGTGGTGGCTGAGAGATACGGA TCAATGGAAGAATTTCAGCAGAGACTTGCTGAAGCTGAGAAAGCTGTGtatggacagaggagagggggaggagatggagatggcCCATTGAGAGGCGGgtggaggaaaggagagagtgaggccagagagagatggaggagaagagagggagatgaggaggatggaggttggtggagaaaaaatgaaagagaaagagactcATTGCcccgagacagagagagataccatccagggagaggagaggacagggagagggacagggagaggggaTGGCATCGAGGGGGAGGGGATGGAGACAGGTATAGAGATAAGGatagggacagagacagagacagagtcagggaaagagacagagagagagatagaggaatagacagagggagagaaagagataatgacagagacagagagagggacagagacagggatGGAAATAGGGAAAGAAATAGAGAAGTAGATCAACCCAGtgctgcatcatcatcatcatcgtctgGGCAAAGTTGGAGTCAACGTTCCCTCTCTCTTGGGTCACTAAAAGGCCGCTTCCTCAGACCCTCAGAAGATGATAACAGTGGTGAAG CTCTGGAGtgtcctcctcctgctccagctcGGCCCTTTACAGGATTCCTGAAACCCAGTTCTGACAATGAAGACTCTGGTCCGTGTAACACTAGCGCTCCAGCCTGGAAGAAGAGCAGCAATCCCGCACGAGAATCTGACAGCTCAGAAAAAgcacagcaggagaaagagagggatcCTGGGAAAACTGTAACCGCTGCTCAAGATGGTCCATGTGGCGACAAAGCTGCTGTGATGGCATCAAG GAGTGAGAGTgaaagtgaggaagaggaggaggaggaagaggaggctcccctgctgtcagaggaggagatgaacaGACTGGCCAGTGAGCTGGTGAAGGCAGAGATTCAGGGGGAAGACG TTGAGAAGCTGAGATCACAGCTGGATGCAGCACGGAGAGCCAAAGAGAGCCACGCTGCCCGAAAGAAGCTACAGGAAACCGCTAAATCAAACCAG gtGCCGGGTCGCTCCACTGAAGACCAAGAGATCCTGCTGTTTAGAACAGATCAATCAGGTCGGGCCTGGCCAGTCAAGCCTGTCTCTGGACCCCAAGAGCCCCACGGAGGACGACGGAAAAAGAAACCG aTTGAGACGCATGTTGATGGGGAGCGTGTGCGCTATTTCCAGGATGATGACAATGTTGGTCTGCAGGAGATGGTGAGGAGGGAGAAGATGAGCTCTGCACAGGATCAGAATGCCCTCTACTCTCGTATGGCTGCCAAG ATGATGGGGAAGACAGACGGTGACAACTACACGCTGGATGACATGTTTGTGTCGAGTGCAGCGCAGCGAGAGGgcgaggggagggaggaggagagaatgaggAGCAGAGCCATCGGGGAGAGTAGGAGGCTGGCTGCCTCTATGGAGAAATGCCAGCACTGCTTCAGCAGCCAAGAGCTCCAGAAGCACCTCATAGTGGCAATAGGGAGCAAG GTGTACCTGAGCCTGCCCGCGGGATTGTCAATGACAGAGGGCCACTGTCTCATCTGTCCTCTCCAGCATCACTGCTCTGCCACCGGATTGGACGAGGACATCTGGTCAGAAATGCAG CTGTTCCGGCGCGCTTTGGTGCGTATGTTTGAGTCCCAGGAGTTGGATTGTGTGTTcatggaaacacacatgaacCCACGCAGAAGACAACACATGGTCTATGAGTGTATCCCTCTGCCCCGAGAGCTGGGTGATATGGCACCCATATACTttaag AAAGCTATCATGGAGTGTGATGAGGAATGGGCCATGAACAAGAAGATTGTTGACCTTTCTTCTAAAGACATCCGCCAAGCT GTTCCTCGAGGTCTGCCCTACTTTGCTGTAGACTTTGGACTCCAGGGAGGATATGCTCATGTCattgaaaatgaacagaagtTCCCCCATTATTTTGGCAAG gAGGTGGTTGGAGGCATGATGGACTTGGAGCCACGACGATGGAGGAAGTTGATCAGGGAGAACTTTGACGATCAGAGGAAAAAAGTCTTGCAGTTTGCACAGTGGTGGAAACCGTTTGACTGTACCAAGACTGAGGGCTAG
- the alkbh8 gene encoding alkylated DNA repair protein alkB homolog 8, with the protein MDPSVENSVKAVRKSKEEKKVLRKQLKASHTLLKHEGITTAPLPTKSLVVANGGLGNGVSREELSAALKEMGEVEALIMPPHKPYAFVTYRCEESARKAVVHLNGQKLQCGENSVTLYLSYVTSVTCEKEKSVPLPEGLVLVEDFVSPEEEALLLAAIDWSSTNDDVTAQKALKHRRVKHYGFEFRYDNNNVDKDKPLPAGLPEECLPVLERCLRNGHIDIMPDQLTVNQYESGQGIPPHVDTHSAFEDTILSLSLGAKTVMEFRHPDGRLVPVMLPGRSLLVMKGESRYLWTHGITPRKFDMVPACDPQSPAHATSDLGTNCNLTLSKRGTRTSFTFRKIRHEPCRCAFPSACDSQGAPSAPSPSPPSLPCCHADATRLEEEYVHRVYDAIATHFSSTRHSPWPRVCHFLSSLPPGSVLADVGCGNGKYLGANPDVIAVGCDRSSALVQICAERGFQAFVSDALSVPLRTASCDACISIAVIHHFSTPERRLAAVRELVRLLKPGGQALIYVWAFEQEYNKQRSKYLKEQNKEHPEHLSPDNNTSEDRQEPHGKPRIHTSGHLEDNCRPADKVTDGKLSVHTNRTTFNTQDLLVPWHLKEGKRQGEEESGESGRKDKRKEKSKTASGNSHSPDSKPSPSDDSIQTSSSTLKSESGSSPAPVFHRYYHVFQQGELEQLCAQAAGVKVQSSYHDQGNWCVILEKD; encoded by the exons ATGGATCCTAGTGTGGAAAACAGCGTTAAGGCCGTGAGAAAGAgtaaagaggagaagaaagtcCTACGAAAACAATTAAAAGCGAGTCACACTTTGCTGAAACATGAAGGCATCACCACGGCTCCGCTGCCAACCaag AGTTTGGTGGTGGCGAACGGCGGCTTGGGGAATGGTGTCAGTCGAGAGGAGCTGTCTGCAGCACTGAAAGAGATGGGGGAGGTGGAGGCCTTGATAATGCCCCCTCACAAGCCTTATGCTTTTGTCACGTACAG ATGTGAGGAGAGTGCTCGGAAAGCCGTCGTCCACCTAAATGGACAAAAGCTGCAGTGTGGAGAGAACAGTGTCACACTCTACCTCAGTTATGTTACCTCGG taaCCTGTGAGAAGGAGAAGTCTGTTCCCTTACCGGAGGGATTAGTCTTGGTGGAAGATTTTGTGTCTCCAGAGGAAGAGGCTCTGTTGCTCGCTGCTATAGACTGGTCGTCCACCAATGATGATGTCACTG CTCAAAAAGCTCTGAAGCATAGAAGAGTTAAACATTATGGCTTTGAATTTCGCTACGACAACAACAACGTGGATAAGGACAAGCCATTACCTGCAG gtCTTCCTGAGGAGTGTCTTCCTGTTCTGGAGCGGTGTTTGAGGAACGGCCACATCGACATCATGCCAGACCAACTGACTGTCAACCAGTACGAGTCTGGACAGG GTATTCCTCCTCATGTGGACACTCACTCTGCCTTTGAGGACACCATCCTATCACTGAGCCTGGGGGCAAAG ACGGTGATGGAATTCCGTCATCCCGATGGTCGTCTTGTTCCAGTGATGTTGCCAGGGCGGAGCCTCCTGGTGATGAAGGGAGAGAGCAGATACCTCTGGACCCACGG AATTACTCCTCGGAAATTTGACATGGTGCCGGCCTGTGACCCACAATCCCCTGCTCATGCAACTTCTGACCTCGGGACCAACTGCAATCTCACCTTGAGCAAGAGAGGCACCCGCACTTCTTTCACTTTCCGCAAGATCAGACATGAACCCTGCCGCTGTG CCTTTCCCTCTGCCTGTGACAGTCAGGGAGCTCCATCAGCACCCTCGCCCTCTCCCCCTTCACTTCCCTGTTGCCATGCCGACGCCACCCGCCTGGAGGAGGAGTACGTGCACCGGGTGTACGACGCCATCGCCACACACTTCAGCAGCACCCGCCACTCCCCCTGGCCTCGCGTTTGCCACTTCCTGTCCTCACTCCCACCTGGCAGCGTGCTCGCTGATGTGGGCTGTGGAAATGGGAAATACCTGGGTGCCAACCCAGACGTGATTGCA gtCGGCTGTGACCGTAGCAGTGCCCTTGTCCAAATCTGTGCAGAGAGAGGTTTCCAGGCGTTCGTATCCGATGCTCTCAGTGTCCCTCTGCGAACAGCCTCCTGTGATGCCTGTATCTCCATAGCTGTCATACACCACTTTTCCACTCCG GAACGTCGGCTAGCAGCAGTGAGGGAGCTGGTGAGACTTTTGAAGCCTGGAGGTCAAGCGCTCATCTATGTTTGGGCTTTTGAACAAGAGTACAACAAGCAGAGGTCCAAATACCTCAAAGAACAGAACAAAGAGCATCCTGAACACCTCAGTCCAGACAACAACACATcagaagacagacaggagcCTCATGGGAAACCCAGAATCCATACCAGCGGTCATTTAGAAGACAACTGCAGGCCTGCAGACAAAGTGACTGATGGCAAACTTAGTGTGCACACTAACCGGACAACCTTCAACACCCAGGACCTTTTGGTTCCCTGGCATCtgaaagaggggaaaagacAAGGGGAGGAAGAAtcaggagagagtgggaggaaggacaaaaggaaagagaagtCCAAAACGGCTTCAGGTAACTCTCACAGCCCAGACTCTAAACCCAGTCCAAGTGATGACTCCATTCAAACTTCCAGCTCTACGCTCAAGTCTGAGTCTGGGAGCAGCCCAGCACCCGTCTTCCACCGCTATTACCACGTTTTCCAGCAGGGGGAGCTGGAGCAGCTGTGTGCTCAGGCGGCAGGAGTCAAAGTGCAGAGCAGCTACCACGATCAGGGAAACTGGTGTGTTATATTAGAGAAGGACTGA